The genomic interval aatatagttcattaaatatttaaaggtaggtttattaattatttccaaacatacacatatataataaaatagaaaaacattGAATACTATaagttaggtttattaattattattgccagaattttttatttagaattcGATTTTGAAAATGCATTAATTCAACAGAAATAGACAAAGAATCATAAAACATAAcacatattaaatataaattgattttggaaatgcattaattaaacaacaaaagaccaataatttttttggaaacacaCATTAAGTAAACTGGAAAAAACGAgcattaatatatgaatattaatGACAACATTTAGTTCAATTAATTTtaggaaaacacattaaattaactgaaaaagacaagcattaatatagaaagattaattaaattttcagtGACATACTAttgtaaataatactaaaaactaaaagttatttttaaagtttacttatattttaataatagagatataGATAATGTGTAAGTGATATTTATCTTAGTCTAAATCATATTATAGTTATACTAGTATGTAAATGCTAATACAAAGAATTATGATGCCGACTTTATCTTAGTATTCATCTTAATAATTCATTATTAAGATGGAATTTATAATAACTTATTTTCCTTTCTCAGCATTCAAAAAAACTATGAGAGTTTTAACATCACTTCTTTAGCCATCTGAGCAAAGACATGAATCATGGAAACAGCAAACTCAATGATCCTTAACCATGTGTGCATTAGAAACATTATTACGCAGaaaatcataagaaaataaaacacagaTTTATACCATGTTCTGAGATTACAATCTACTCAGAAATAATGTCAAATCCAGAATTGCAAGAAAGATATGGTAGTTTTGGAAAGTAATAAAGAGGCTTTCTAGAAATTCTTATTTCAAGTTTGCttctcttttgcttttttttgcTTCTCTTTTGCTATTCTGAGTTTAACTTAGGATTCTTGGTTTCTACATCACAAATCCTAACATATTGATGATTTTGTAGAGAACAATCATGTGTCCAATGCTTGTACATATTGATGATTTTGTAGGAAAATTATTGATAACACACATAGGAAGTGGTGAAATGGTCATGGATGAGCTAATTATGTTTCAGAAAGCAAAAACCAGATAGTGTTATCAAAATGATGACAAAAGCTGCTATCCATTCTCTTTAATGATTAAAACAACTGAAAAAGAGAGCCAAGAACCACTTGCATAGCTAATAGAAATCATGAGTCATGCACCTGTTCAACCTACTATATCAGTAAGTAACATATAGATCTTACAAAGATGTAAGTTATCTGCCTGAGTAAGCTAAATTAAAGAGGtagaaacacaaagaaaagaaGACTTGTACACCTTGCCATTGGAGAACTGAACGATCCAGCGGGAGGTAGGAAGAAAATGTGAGACGCGAGTACCAGCAGAAGAAGCACCATCCTCAAACCTTGGGCTATTATGCCCATGGCTAAACCAATCTCTTCATGAACTCCTCCATGATTGCGTAAGGAGCGTCCGGTATGACCTCATCCACCCACTTGACAACCTTCACCATTATCATTCTAAACATAACACATCAACCAAAAATcagaacaaaaacataaaagacaAATTGAGTCAGTAGCTGCTGACTTTCCATAGCAATCATGTTCTTGGCTGGTCGTGTCATAAATCGATCACTAACAACATTAATTTATGACTGAATCCAAACATGGGTAGATTCGTTCACTGCTCCCATTTTTCTCTAAACAAATTACCAAATATTCAACTTATTAATCAACAAGAGAACTCACCTCAAAGAAGAAAATGCAGAGATCCAGAGACGGAGACTGTGGAATCAGAAGGGAATGAATGAATGTGGAATGCACCCCTAATTCTAGGAATTACTGGAGTTACTAATTCTACTAAAATCAAATGTGTATTACTAATAATGGATTGAAAATGTATCAAATAAACTTAGACTCTTTAAATTGTCAACTAATAATAATTCTGTTTTTCAAGGGAAATCtatttaattatctaattttCGCATTTAGAGCTTCCATAAAAGGGATCCTGATCATCAAGACTATCCTATTGCAATATGAACTACTGTGTACTATTGTAAACTAATTTGGACGACTTTAAAATATCTTgaattactatatattatacatgtttctaataacttaattttttgttttattatttattttaagaagaTGTATGTCATATATTACATAGTACTATGTCAatatatgtgtttatttgtCAAACTAGACATAAaattttagtgttatttaaTTCACTAATTTTCTAATTCCTATTAAATTTGTGTTACTCAATTTTTGGTGGATTTCATAATtgtatttaaaaagattttaatgaaaatttatcataaaatataaataaaaaattttaatattcaggCAAATGAATAGAGAAGCAACAATTAAAGAAACTCGAGCTTTTTATGAAGAAATGAATGAAGGTTCTATTATTTATAGACAAGCCTAGGGATGTTAATATGGGTGTTTGCTAATAGAGTTAGCCCCAGCCTAGATCTTCCCCTCGAAGATAAGAATATTATAATCTTTGATTTGGAACCATACCGGTTTGATTCAAGTTTGGTTGTGAAGAATCCATCAGTgttctataaaatatttgattttttattactttttgttAGTAGAATTcttatgttttctaaaataacttttatatCTATATGACATGTAATGGTTACTATTTTTATCAGTTAATGTTCCTTTTTTGTGCATTAATTTTGatacaaatattcaaaaactTAGTGAAATTTAAAGAATTGTATTCTATCAAATTTGAATATGTCCCCATTTTCCTTGTGTTTCTTCATACCTGCAATCATTATCAACAACAAACACACACGACACACAATACAATAATATTCCCGATAATAAACTGATGATTAAACAGAaatctaaaaccctaaaaccgaTTAACAGAGCGAGCAAACAAACGAGAGCATGAGAGAGAAGCTACGATCGAACGAGAGCAAGAGAGAGCGAATGATTGAATTGTCTACTTTTTTAAAATGCTTTTACTGAAGGATGATTCTATTATTTATAGGTTTAGTCCTAAATCCGTTTTAATTATTGGACTAGTAGCACTACTAGGACTAATTTGTACTACCTTATATTATCTTGGAGTACTATGAATTATACATATTTCTAAGAACTTTATATTTTGGCTTATTGTATATTTTCAGCGGatataacttataaattttgaattatatgtcCACACATGTGTTTAGATACCAAATAAATcatgaaaaattaatatatcttaatttgttaaaaaataatatttcttaatttgttAAAACAATTATCACTACCgcaaaaaaaaatccttatATTTCCATGTTATCTAATGTTTTGATGGTGATGTCATAATAAGGTGAATCACATGCTACATAATTTCAGAATTTTGTTTCTACAAAAATGTTATATACCATCTAAAACTATCTTAATGCATTGGTTCTACtagaaatgttttatttttcacgTGTATTACTAATAAATGTCGGACCCGACAAGACTCTATCCGGAACCACCCGAAAAATTACAGGTACctatatgaatttaaattttcaggacTTGAAAGACCCGGACCCCAtagaacccgacccgaaccagAACCGAGGACCCGGATGCCCATGCCTAATATGAGTGAATAAATTAAATCATGTGAAAAAATGGAAATGGTTTTTTCTCACCGagttatttattatatgtttcCAAAAAGGCATTACCGTTAAAGCCCCATTAAAGGTTTTCTAGGGAGGAGCCAATCTGAAAGAGTGATACTCATGGAGGCCAGAGACTCCTTTGGTAAATGTGATATACTATACTATAAGCTATGCTTTGTCTATGGAGACAACTATGATCCTGCTTTTGGCTCTTATTATAACTATGATTCACTCAGCGGCTCATATTTTGATTGCTGCTGCTTTCAGTGTATTTAGGCCTGGAATTTTGGATATTCGGATCGGTTCTGGGTAGAATCTGTTCGGATCCGGATAATTCGGTTATTTACAAATTGTATCCGATGAGTACTTAGAATACTTATGGTTCGGTTTCGACTGATTCCGGGTCAGTTCCGggtattaaattattaatccgaaactaatatttttatttatatatttttttttaaactatttttttttaaaaagtttaatccAAATcggatatatatttatagtctGAAAGTAATTACAATGAAAAAAGTGGTGCAGTGGTAAAAGTGGCTGTACTTTCACCTTTCCCTCCTGGGTTCGAAGTCCCTGAGGTGCAAATTcacatttttttaaacattatttCGGTTTAAACGGGTATCTGATCGGATCTGGATAAAAACCCAAAACGATCCTATACCCACGGATATTCATAAACCTTATCTATCAGTTAAATATGCCTTATTCAAAACCGATCCGAACCGGTCCATTCGGGTCGGATCCGGTTCGGTATTCGGTTCCGGTTTAAAAGTCGCAAGCCTAAGTGTATTCCTCTGGCTCCTTGTTATATAAACTAAATCTAATCTCTTTGTTTTAGGTTTCTTCTAAACATTTTTAACTTTCagtgtaaaatttattaaattttatattatctgatcatttgtatttatgcagttgttttattattagttgagcagtaattatgtaaatatttatatgtttgataaaagtataaaaaaattttaaaaaagaattattcTATGTACATAATTCTAAACTGTCATTTATCGAAAACAGAAAGTATAAAAGTCAATTCTCAAATTCAAAACATTTAAAAGTATATTCAGTTCCTAGAagacaaaataattttgtatatctAGTAAGAAAATTAGATGGTCCGCTGCGTAGCATGGTTATTTACCtaattctatttaattttagtaattACAAAATCAAATCATATACATGTTTTCAACCTTTACATAAATTTTAGGTTTTGAATTTTAGGTAAGCagtataatatttagtttggatatgcgttagtattttttatatgtATGATTACCGATAGCCATCCAGCTGCAAGAATTAGATGATGATCTCATATGATAAAAAAGTAATGTATTCATGACATGTTATAGCAAACAACAGTCAGGAGGAGCTAAAATTGTTAACTAATGTTTGACTTACTGATCATAGGAGAAAATATAGTGTTAAATCATTTATGTAACCATTCTAAGACATTTTAATTTGTTATCTTTATATTTGTAATTCAAgtcattttaatttgtttaatatgttttcattttttcactATTTCTTTATTTCACTTACAAAGTCTATattgtttcttatttatttacgGTGGAACATGATCAAACATTCATTGTTGCTTTCTGGAGAAAGACTTCTCCCAAAATGAAAAGACAAATTCTCTTTGTAGTGACTCGTGAAGACATAAATCAAAAGTAACAAACACCTAACCTCATAGTATTGTAGCTTGTCACTTTCCTGTAAGAGCATCATCCTCTAGCCAAGACATATCATCTTTATGGAACTCATCTACAGCATGTTGGTCCCATGGGGTAAACTTCTTCTCTAGTTCCTATAACATTTCCAAAATTATTTAGacataatttaaatacatatacaacAAAACCATGAACACTTACAGCACTTTTGCAATATAGATCGTACAAGCAAAGCCTCCAACGCCATGAATCATTTTAGTGATCCAATAACAACAGAAAAATGGgataaaaactaatatacaaAACCAGCTGGTCACATTCTAAACCTGAATAGTGGACAATGTGTCAGACGGCATTAGCTAGTACTTGAACCTTGAGGCTTTATTCTGCACACTTTTGTGACCAGTCTCAAGCTCTCACTGTTCTTTACTTTGTAGTTAGCCTTTTCTGCACATCTGAGCCTTTTTTTATATGTAGTTAGCCTTGCATATATAAAAACGTCCatatattaagttattaacttgagttatatatttcttttagagAACCATTAAATATTGTCCCACAAACCCTTAATTATCTAAAAGTTAAAAAGGCGATCTAAAACTAGTTCAGTGAAGATCACGAAAGGTTGTTGTTGAAAAGATGCTTAAAACTGTAGTGGACAAAAACTTCGTCTCGATTCTCAAAGCTAAAGACAGCTTTCATGTATCAAAATTGacataaatagataaataaattgaCATAAATAGATATAACATTGGACAAAactgaataaataaatttccaCTTTGGACAAAACTTCTAGTTAACATTCATACCAAAAAATTGACATAAATAGAAAACAACATAATCCACCACAAGATGATATACTAACGGGTAAGCAACCAATGTACAAAATAGCATAAATGGTCACTTAGAGAAATTCAGATGGACACTTTAAAATAGGTTTTTGATGAACAAAACTTCGAGAAAAATGAAGGAAAACTCGAACCAAGTAGATAATTACTAATGAACATTAATTTGATTAGTATCCTTATTTTGAAGTGTCCATCTGAATTGGTTCAACAGCTGATCACCCACCAGCCAAATGTTTTGCCGAACAAATTTTAAGCTAAACACTTAGATATACGTCCAGTTTCTGGTCTTATAAAAACAACTTTGGTCGAGGAGGTGTACAGCGGATTTAAAAAGATGCTCAATATTTTGGGGTTTGAAATCTACAATTTCAGATAAATCCGCTTGTGTAACTAGGCGAAATAGGTATATAACTTTTATTGTGAGCAATCAGAAATGTCCGGCACCGGTGGATAGATTTTTAGGGATTAGTCGGTTGGGTTTCGGCTTGTTAAACATCTTAAGTTatcccaaaagaaaaagaaattcaGCTTGAACGTGAAACTGTTGAGTCTGTGCAACTATTTGCATTGTCCCTTCCGTTTTCATTAACGAACAAACCCCAAAGAGTCAAAATGCaaagtgtatatatatgatcagTATGCACTCGTTCGAGGTGATCCAAAATAACCTTCATGCGTGCCAGTTTACAAATTGTATGTAAGAGCTTTTATATTCTAAATCGAAACAAATGTACAAATAATTAACTTTTGCAAAATTAAATAGACGAATATCGATGATTAATCTCTTTGAAAACTACAAATTGGTCTAGTGGTTAAACCCTTAGTTACTGAATTTGCTAACTAATCATATATGAGAATGAAGTAAACATTCATTTGAACCTCTCTTTAGAACACCTAATATGGATAACAAATCAACAAAGCTTCATGCTTCTGTTCGCTCCCAAATAATATCATgaacttatttaaaatttgtgataTAAGAAAATTCCAGATATAAGATTCAAATGAAACGAGAATAGGTATGTCTTGTCCATTAGAACCAGACCCACCAACTTGATAAActgttgttttcttttgtatctTCCCTATCAAACTTCGTTTTtactctttttgtttctttgtttcttttatcCTTTGTAGGTTCAACATTTTGACGTGGAAAATGAGATTCctgtttctttttaattttaatctgtATTGCTTTAAGAATAGGTAGATATTCTTTGCTTGTTAGACATATCTTTCTTCctcattattttttatctaatatttaatgtgttttctcgGATAGTGACATTAAATAGTATAGTTATTTTTcttgttaatataacatttttaacttcatttaattttttggtGGTACATATGACTTCAAAATGTTGTTGTATTGAGGATAAGATTAAGTGCCTAAAAGCAAAACTGAAGAGAATCTAATAGTGATATATGACACAATGGACCAAAGTTTTGTTAATTCATTTGTAAAAGTATCCAAAGCAAACTAAATCATTGACATTTGgaatgaaattaatattatatgttgTCATTTGAGTTGGACTTACAAACTTCATTCCAGAACGTCAGGGTAATCCAACAATATATACATGATAGAATCGAAATATGCATCTGAACTGAgattaatgaaattatattGAAATGGAGACTTTATCAACTTTATTGGTTAATGACTCAATTATATTCtcttaataaaaaaagataacaactccaacaaaaaaaagatgactGAAAACCGATAAGAGTACATACCCCACTGTAGATTTCACCATGGTACAAAGTACAATTCAGTCTTATGAGATCTGCCCGTGATTAAATCGGTCGGAGGCGGGGGAATGGGTCAAAGGATATCCCAAACTGGAAATTCCATAATTGTAACGACATAAATACCCCTGCATGATTTCTATTTATGCTTGTTTCTCAACAAGAAATCGAGGACCGAATCGGATTTTCGATTCTTGATACAATTATGAAAATTACTTTCTGGAAGAGATAGTCCTTCGATCCCGCAATATGAGCCGTTGGATACGTCGCTTAAACGTTGTACCATCCAACGTACAGAATCTCTACTCTGAACAAACGTGAAACGTGTTCTCTGTTTTTCACTTTAATCTGTCActattctttttgaaaaaaattatttaaaataataaatatgatCTTTGATCAAGAACAATAATATCTTCTTCCTTCATAAATACAGTTTCACTTTCACTCTCCTCTCAAATCTTTCTTCCTGCTCCATCATCTCACTCCTCTTACATTTTCGTTACTTACTCATATTAgggaaaaataaaatgtttttgtaGTTGTTACGTTAGAGGAAGTCACCAAACCAAATCCACCAAAACACATTCCCTTCTATTAATGTGTCATTaggaagaaagaaacaaaaacatatcttCTAGTTTAGTAATGACAGAGATCGATTTAGAACAAGGACCGGCGTACGGATATCACCGGCGAAGTGACGTCAGCGTATACTATACAgacggagaaggagaagaagatgtgaCGTCATGCTACTCTTACTTCTATTCGACGACGACGGGAGGAGGCTTGTACGAATACGAAGGAGGAGAGTCGAGGAAAGTGTCGTCGGTGATGAGTAGTAGCTCATCATCGGAGATAGATGTTAATGAAGCGACGGCGCCGCCGGAGAAAGACTGTAGGATATGTCACTTGGGGGTGGTGGAAACGAGCGGTGGAGGTGCGATGGAGTTAGGGTGTTCGTGTAAAGATGATTTGGCTGTTGCTCATAGACAATGTGCTGAAACTTGGTTCAAGATCAAAGGCGACAAGTTAGTATTACtacttctcttttctttattttttatttttaaattgaattgttttacttttatttattgagATCTTAATTACTCTTGAGAAAAAATAGTCTtgaattgtttttctttgtttatcttTTGTTGAAAATCAATTTAAGAAGTTTGATTTCCTTAAATTTCTGTAACGTTTTAACAATTTCTAATTTAATGATTAGTTTTACAatgagtgtttaaaaaaaaagaagattagtTTTACAATAAAAACAGAAGAGTTTGACATTCTTAGAATTATACTAAACTAGTGATATTCCGACGTTACGCCCAGGGTTcgtatgttatacttttacataaatatataaattattatatggtcttaacaaataaaatatgttaaatatgaaaataaaaatatattaaaaatgatattttctgatctttATTGATAATGGTTAGtgactttgtttgaagttgtttagttcaaagtggAATAGgataagtggttgttactaatcgatttaataaaaatagaataaaaaaccgATAGTCAtaaacaaagttgatgttttatatagaaaacatatttatattattaattattaaagtaactatatataaactataaaacttttactaatatatttagttcaaataatagaaagatgtaATACtgttcaaattttataaaaaaatatgggtgaagtgtcaatttttgataaaataattggtgagtatctaatatatattttcaaaattaccatgttgacttttaaaatatagaatgcgagttgtatgtgttactttagttttaaggtctctcaaaaagatgtatcttaaaataagaaatataaaattattttctatattagttttgttataatggaagattttgtgtgtgttcataacgaaattcttgtttgtccacccttatttagaaatatcaactaatcttaatatgaatctaaatacggtttttagctaaaaactataaatggttcctaaactcctctatttaatggacaacttctattttaaccggaatggaacaatttcaccaaatcttcctagtaaaaaatcaatttgttaattagtaaatgagatgttagcatctataacgatcatgataaatacaatttctaactatctgtAATATTCGGGCTTGCtgacttgttgcatttagtaatggttttgacaataaatggttagtgtggtgCAAAGGATTAAAGGTGAGGGTGATGTGTGGTttacacaaattttaaataactttagcaaccaggcaacatttttaaatttctctcagatcggaagtaatgattcttttttgtttagttaagttttaagagtatattaatcatgttcacggtttttaaaatgtaaacacggatagcatgcatcagggaagttattggtttccttgcatagtgtaaca from Raphanus sativus cultivar WK10039 unplaced genomic scaffold, ASM80110v3 Scaffold0181, whole genome shotgun sequence carries:
- the LOC108846349 gene encoding uncharacterized protein LOC108846349, which encodes MTEIDLEQGPAYGYHRRSDVSVYYTDGEGEEDVTSCYSYFYSTTTGGGLYEYEGGESRKVSSVMSSSSSSEIDVNEATAPPEKDCRICHLGVVETSGGGAMELGCSCKDDLAVAHRQCAETWFKIKGDKICEICQSVARNVGGANEMVMVTVVDERELRNGEETVALGAIENRWQPQRMVNIVLACMVFGFFISWLFHFHVSSSS